The Desulfococcus multivorans DNA window GTATCCCTGACTTCCAGCCTACCACTGTTCAAAAACGAACGAGGCCCTCCTCGATGTTGGTCGAGATGGCCGTTTTTTGGAGCATCCGGCCCATCTGTTCGGCGATGGACATGAAAAGGTTGGCGAAAATATTACCCGCAGGTCGGGGGATCATCAGGGCCGTGTCCGTGCCCTGGTAGCGAAGGTTCAAAAACAGGCTGCTTTCGATGCGATCCTCGGAAAAACCCTGGGCCGCCAAGGCCGCCTCGGCTTCGACCCGGAACGTCGGCACCTTGCAAGCCGGGATTGATCATGTCCATTCGTGCCGGTATCCCCCGAAAGACGGATAACGCCTCAAAAAATATACGCCGACTAGGGATAACGGCGCGGAGGACTTCGTTCATTCCCGCTCCGTTCGCCCATTGTCTGAAACAGTTCTCTAGTGCGTTCACGGCACTTCTCTGGTATAGGAACAGGGTATCCGGGCCGTGTGCCGTCACGGTCAAGGCCCTTATGGGGACTGACATAGCGGCGTTCCGCATGATTTAAGGCCGTGGACGGTGCGACGGCCAACACCCGCAAGCCGAGCCTCGCGCGATCCCGATATATCTAAAGAGGTCATCAGGTCCAAAAAAACGAAAATGGGAAGCATTACCGACAGAGAGATTCCATATAATTACACATCGGCCGACGACAGGCGCATCCTGGCATGGTTGCTGGGAGCGGAGGTGTTGGCCCCCTTGGAGCGGCTGGTCTTCAGGCGCCGGACGGGGAGATCCTGGCGCGTCCTGATGCGTTTTGTCGGAGACCTCTTCATTCATTACCGGAATCCCTTCCTTTATCAGGAGCTGATTGACGATCGTGATCGGCGAAGGCGGTTTCTGGCGGCGGCCCGCAGGGACCTGACACTCATCATTGATCGCGCCGATCCGGAGCCGGATCTGGATATCGTCCTGGATCGGTGCCGACAAAAGCTTTCCGCGCTGGACGCCGAACTGTCGGCCGTTGTCGCGATGCGGCATCGCATTCGTCGACGCCTCGGCGCCATTGTCGGCGAGGCGAATGTTTTTTTCGATCCCTTCACCCTCATGGCCCATGCCACCGACGCCACCAACTGGCGGCTTCACCTGCCTGTGGCAGTGGTCTGCCCCGACGAGGAAAGCCAGGTCCCGATGCTGCTCCAGGCTGTATCGGCATTGGGTTTGAAGGCGATTCCGCGCGGCGCGGGCACCGGTCTCACCGGTGGCGCCGTTCCCGTCGTTCCCGATTGTGTCATGATCAACACCGAGAAACTCAACCGTATCGGCGCCCTTGCCTGGGAAAACTACGAGGATCCCGACGGAAAGGCGCTTCGACTGCCGATCCTTCCCGTGGGCGCGGGCGTCATCACGGAGGCCGCCATGACAGCCGCGGCCGGGGCCGGGCTGGTGTTTGCCACCGATCCCACCTCGGCATGGGCCTGTACCATCGGGGGCAACATCGCCGAGAACGCCGGCGGCAAGAAAGCCGTGCTCTGGGGTACGGCCATCGACAACCTCCTGAGCTTCCGCATGGCGGTCCCGGGAGGGCGGCTGATCGAGGTTCGGCGCACCCATCCCACGGGCCGCCGCATCGACCCCGAAGAAACCGTTGTCTTTTCGGTGACCGACGTCGCCGGCGGAGAAACGATCCGACAGATTTCGATTCCCGGCAACCGGATCAGAAAGCCCGGTCTGGGCAAGGACATCACCAACAAGGCCCTGGAGGGCCTCCCGGGCGTTCAGAAAGAGGGCACCGACGGCGTTATTACCTCGGCGGTCTTCATCCTTCATCCCGCCTATCCCCATCAGCGAACCGTGTGCCTCGAATTCTTCGGCGAGGACATGGACGAGGCGGGTCGGGTGATCGTGGAGATTTCCCGATCCTTTGTCAATCAGGGACGCGAAGCCCTGATGGCCCTCGAGCATTTTGATGAGGAGTACGTCCAGGCCATCGACTACAAGGCCAAGGCCCCCCGCAGTCGACGCCCCAAGGCCGTGCTGCTCGTGGACATCGTGGGGCATGCTGTCGAACAGGTGAATGACGGCCTGTCACGGTTGAGAACGCTGCTTTCCGCCTATCCCAATACATTTATGGCCGTAGCGGGGAGCGATGCCGAAGCGGAGCGCTTCTGGCGGGACCGGAAACGACTGGGCGCCATCGCGGCCCGCACCAATGCGTTCAAGCTGAACGAGGATATCGTTCTGCCCCTTTCGGCCCTGGCCGAGTTTGCCGAGTTTGTCGATGCCCTCAATATGGAGGAAGAGCGGAGCAACCAGGTCGAGGTCATGTGGCACCTTATCAACTACCTGGAGAAGGCCGTGCCCATTGAAGACCCTGAGTGGCTGGCGGCGAAACTGCCCAGGGCAAGAGAACTCCTTCGGAAGGCCATGGACCAGGTTTATCTGGCCGGCCGGGAACACCTGCGGGAGGGGACGCATCTCCGGGGAGCGGCGGCCGCCATGGCGGAGCTGCTGCGCGGATTCAGCAAGGTTCGGGCCGAGATCGACCGCGATATCGCCGAGATCCGAAACCGGCGTATCGTCGTCGCCACTCACATGCACGCCGGCGACGGCAACGTCCATGTCAACATCCCGGTGTTCGCCAATGACCGGGAGATGATGCGGCGCGCCGCCGACACGGCGGACGTCATCATGGAAAAGGCGGTGGCGCTGGGGGGCGTGGTGAGCGGGGAGCACGGCATCGGGTTCACCAAAATCCGGCACCTGGATCCCGATATCATGGCGGCATTCAAGGCTTACCGGCAGACGGCCGATCCGGAGGATCTGATCAACCCGGGAAAGCTGACCGATCCCGACACGGCAAACCAGGTGTTCACCCCATCTTTCAACCTGATCGAGCTGGAGGCCCGCATACTGCGCTACGGTCACCTGGAGCAGCTGGCGGAGAAGATTTCCCAATGCGTCCGCTGCGGCAAGTGCAAGACCGGCTGTTGTGTCTTTTACCCGGCGGAAAACCTGTTCTTTCATCCGCGGAACAAAAACCTGGCCTTGACGGGGATCATCGAAGCCCTGCTCTACGACGCGCAACGGTCCCACGCCGTGGGTTTCAGGTCGCTGCGCCGGCTGGAGGAGATCGCCGATCACTGCACCCTCTGCCACAAGTGCCTGCCCCCTTGTCCCGTCAATATCGATACTGCCGAAATCTCCATTCTCGAGCGGGAGGTGCTGGCGGACCGTCGCTTCAAGCGATCGCCGCTGCCGACGCGCATCGTCCTTGCATATCTCGCCTCGCGGTCGCCGCTGACCAACGCCCTGGTTCGCCGGACGGTTTTTCAATGGGGCGGCGCACTGCAGCGGACGGCGGTTCGGCTGATGGGCGGCGGCAACAGACGGCGGAAAGGATCCCTCCTGGCGCCTTTCTATGCGCCCGTGGCGTCCATCGCACCCCGGCCCCTGCCTGCGGCCTACCCATCTCATGACCGGAATCAGGCGCTTTTGGTCGCGCCCGCCGACACCGCGACGGCCACGGTTTTCTATTATCCGGGCTGCGGGTCCGAGCGGTTGCATGCCGACATCGCCCTGGCATCGATTTACCTGCTCCTGCAGGTCGGGGCCCGCGTGGTGTTGCCGCCGAAATACCTCTGCTGCGGATTTCCAGCCCGTGCCAATGCCAAAACGGATATCAGCAAACGGCAGGAACTCCGCAACGCCATCATTTTCAACCAGATCCGTTCCATGCTGGGGCACCTCGATTTCGATGCATGCGTTGTCTCCTGCGGCACCTGCCGCGAGACCCTGATCCGAATGAGCGCCGCCGATATCTTCGATGCCCCGCTGCTCGATGTCGCCGGCTGGGTTCTGGAGCGCGGTTTCGACGTCATGCTCCCGGGCTTGTGCTGGTACCATGCCCCTTGTCACGACTCTCTCGAGGGCACGGGGGAGGCACTTCTGCGCCGTCTGGCGCCGGAAGGCGTCGTCTCCGTTCCCCACTGCTGTTCCGAAGCCGGAACACTTGCCCTGAGCCGGCCGGACATTGCCGCCCGCATGCTGGAACGCAAACGGGAGAGCCTGGCGGCGCATGCATCCTTTGCATCGGGCCGCACACGCCTGGTGACCAACTGCCCGGCCTGCCTGAACGGCCTGGGTCGACAGCGCCGGGTGATCCCGACGCACCTGGCTGTTGCATTGGCGGATGCCCATGACGGCGCCGGTTGGCGGGCCCATGTCGCAGATCGACTGGCAGGCGCGGAACGGATCCGAATTTAGGGTCCGGACGGAAAAGCTGAGTCGTCCGTTAAGACCGAAACGATCGAGGAGAATCATGGACCATAAAGCCGGCTGTTCCCCCGCTTTTTCCCGGGGAACCTACATCATCAAAAAAGCCCAGAGCGTCAATCTCGACCCCAGCGTTCTCTATGAGGCCGTCATCGACCTGTCCAGCGAGGGACTTCTCACCGCCAACTGTATCAACATGGCGGCGGGAATCCTCCTGGAAGACCTGGGCTTGCCCAATTATTTCTTTGAAAACATCAAGGCGGGCGCGCTCAAGCAGATGCTGTCATCCATCGCCACCAGCATCACCTTCAAGGACGGCAAGGGGGTTCTGGTGGGCCGGGTGGCCCATGTCGACTTCGACCTGGAGAGCGAGAACAACGTCCAACGGGTCAGGATCGCCACCCAGGAGACCCGGGACAGCATGGAAAAGGTCCTGGAGGACCAGATTCCCGGCCATCGTCGCGAATATTACTATTGCCCTCTAAGTCACTATTACACCTACATCATCCGACCGGAAACGGTCAGGGATTACGACCCGGACTCCTTTGGAACATCCCGATTCCTGTTCTCTCTGGCGGGAGACTACACTGCGACACCAGCACCCACGCGACGGCGCTACGAACGGTTTCTCGAGGCCGCGGAACGCGCCGTGACGCCCCTCATCGAGGTGTTCAATCTTCCCGAGACCGGTGAGACCCGTCTGATGTTCAACAGCGATTTCGCTTCACCCCAGCTCCCGGTATTCCGGAAGCTTTTCGAGGATCACGGCCTGGTGCTGAATCGCGCCTATTGGGAGCCCTATTGCAGAAAATTGCCGGTGCCGTCCTCTATCTGTTCCCTCTATGCCCTTGGCGAGCTTTCCCGGAGAAAAGAGGCGGCGCTTGTCGCCGATCTCTGTGCCTACCTCGCCTTTGCCGTCAGTGACGTAACCGATCTTTACGTGACCGGTAAACTGACCTTCGACGAGATGCTTTTTGCCGGAAATCTTGTCGATTTCACCCACATGTTCATTTACAAGGAACGGGACAAAGCCACCGACCGGGAGATTCTGGAGAGTCTCGTCAGCAAGGATCACAAGGAGGCTTTTGCCGGACGGATTCACGGCGCCAACAAATCCACATACGTTTCGAAACTCATTCTCGAAACCGCCCTCGAGAATTCGGATCTCATCAAGATCCTCTACGGTCTTTTCGAACAAAGGTTCAAACCCGGGATTCAAAACCGAATCACCCCGGAAGTGCTCGAACAGAAATTCTCGGCCTTCGACAAAATCATCGCCTCCCGCTTCATGGATGCCTGGCAGAATTACGATATCTTCAGGTTCATGTTCAGGATGGTCTCGTGTACGTTGAAGACCAATTTCTACAAACCGGAAAAGCGGTCCTTCGCCTTTCGATTTGACAACCGGATTCTCGATCCGCTGGTGTTCGACCGTTTCGTGTTCGGCATCTTTTACGTGAACGGTCACTACGCCTGCGGAACCCACCTGAGGGCCGGAGACATCGCCCGTGGAGGGCTTCGCCTCATTCGCGTGTCGCCGAGCAATTATTCCACGGAGATCGACAATGCCGTGCTCCTGAACTATGCCCTGGGGCCAAAGGCCCAGCGGTTGAAGCACAAGGACATCTGTGAAAGCGGTTCAAAGGGCGTGGTGGTGCCCCATGCCGTCTATGCCGGCCACGGGATGGCGGCCCTGTACGACTATACCGAGGGCATTCTCGATCTGACCCTGGAGGATTCGGCCGTGATCGACCATTACGGGAAGCCCGAAATGGTGTTTTTCGGCCCCGACGAGGGAACGGCACCCTTCATGGACGCAGTGGCCTTTCGCGCCCGGGAGCGGGGCTATCGTTACTGGCGGACCCTCACCACGGGCAAGAGCTTCGGCATCCCCCACGATACCTACGGCCGGATCGAGGGGGGCGATCTTTTTGGCCTTATTGACCGGCGGGAGCAGGGCACCGAACTCTGCATCAACGGCGAAACCGTCCTCGTCACCCGGAATATGGACGACATTTATGAGGTCGTCGGCGGACGAATCGAAACCAGCGGCATGACCACCACCGGCGTGATGGGGGCCTTCAGGACCCTCGTGGCGCACTTCGGTGAATCAGAGGAAAACCTCAACCTGATGATGACCGGCGGTCCGGACGGAGATCTCGGGGGCAACGAGATCCAGTGTTACAAGGGCAGGATCTGCCTCGTCATCGACGGCGGATCGATCCTCTTTGATCCTGACGGGCTCGATCGTCGCGAACTGACGAAGATTGCCTTCATGCGTCATTCCTTCCCCAGAGCCAACTCCATGGCTTTCCCTGTGGACAAACTGGGTTCCCGCGGATTCCGGGTGCCGATGAAGGCCAGAAACATCCCACTTCCCGACGGCACGGTCGTGGAGGACGGCGCCCTGTTTCACAGGACCTTTCTGTCGGACCCCGCGAACCGCCGTTTCATTCGTGAGGCCGATATCCGTGCCTTCATCCCCTGCGGGGGATTCAAGGACACTGTGAACCGCGGCAATGTCAAGCCGTTTCTCTCTATCTTCGAGGAGTTGAAGTTCATCGTCGAGGGCGCCAATGTCTTCTTTGACGACGCTGCCAGACGCTATATCGCCACCACTACGGGCATCAGGCATATCAAAGACACCACGGCCAACAAGGGGGGCGTTTTTTCCAGCGCCGTCTCCGAGGTTCTCACCGGCTTTCTCTTTGGAGACGATTACGAGGCGAACCTGTTGGACGACGCCGAGACCCGATGGGCATTGATCCGGGATATCCTGGGGCTGGTGGAGGCCAACGCCCGGGCGGAGACTGCAATGCTTATCCGGATTCACGAAACCGATCCGTCGGTGCCGCTCTTCGATCTGTCGGAGCGGACGAGCGAACAGATCTTCACCCTTCAGGCCGTTTTTGAAAAGCGCATCCGGGAGATCCTGGCCGACGGGGACCGGGTCCGGCAAATCCTGGAGCGCTATATTCCGGGTATCCTGATCCGGCGGCTCGGCATGGAGAAGATCATGGACATTCTGAACAATCCGGAACTGCAGGCATACCGGAATGCCATCCTTACCAAAAAGCTCGCATCCATGGCCTTTTACCGATACGGCCTCGAATGGCGGGATCTTCTGCAGCGAATCGAGACCGACTTCGCCGAGGGCGTTAGGACCATCCTGTCGACGTCGGTCTGAGGGGCATCGCAGGTCCTATCGAACGGTCGTCCCATATAATGAACACCCAACGTCAAAAAAAGTCGGTCTTATCGGACGGGAGCAGGGTCTGTATTGTCGGGGGCGGGCCTGCGGGCGCACTTTTCGCCGTTCACCTGCTCCGGGAGGCGAAGTGCGCAGGGCGGAGGCTGTCCGTTACGATCATCGAGAAAAAAGCCCAGCGTCATCCCGCAGGCCGGATATGGCAACGCAGGGGGTGCAACCACTGCGCGGGCGGCATCTCGCCGCGGCTGCATGCGCTTCTGCGCGAAAAGGACCTGGCGCTTCCCGAGGTGTTGATTCAGGAGTCCTTTACCCATATCTGGATCCACGGGCTCTGGAAGAATTTTCCCCTGAGGGTTCCGGCCGGGCAGCGGATGACGGCGGTGTTCCGCGGAAGCCTGCCCGGCGACCGAACGGACGGCGGGAAGGGTTTCGACCACTTCCTCCTGGAGAAGGCCGTTGCGGAAGGGGCCGACATCCTGACCGGAGAGGCGCGGGAGATCCGGTATCTGCCCTCGGGAAGGCCGCTGCTTGTGGTCAAAACAGCGGGGGCGGCGGCGAAGGCGGTCGATGCGGATTTCGTCGCGTTGGCTGTGGGCGTCAATCCGCGGCCGGGGCAACCCCCTTCCGAAAACCGTCTCTTTCAGTCCTGCCGTGCGATCATGCCCCGCTTCAGGCCGCCGGAGGTGCGGCGCACCCTGGTCCTGGAACTGAAGCCCGGACGCGGCTACCTCAGAAAGGTCATGGACCGGGAGCTCTATTTTATCGAATCCGGCTCGAAGGCGCTGCCGCTGGAGCATATCGCCCTGGTTCCCAAAGGGGATTACCTTACTGTCGCCCTGGTGGGCAGGAGCGTCGACAGGGCCGACCTGCCCCGGGACACCCTGAAGATCGCCCGGGATTTCCTCGCGCTCCCTCATATTCGCGCCATCCTTCCCCACCTGCCCATGGAAACCATCCCCGTCGCTTGTGCCTGCAGCCCGTTCATGGCGGTCAGGCCCGCGAAATTCCCGGTGGCTGATCGCATCGCCATGGTCGGCGACGCCCTGGGCGCAAGACTTTATAAAGACGGACTCTATTCCGCGTTCGTCACTGCGGAAGCTCTGGCGCGGACCGTCATTCACGAGGGGATCGACGCGGAAAGCCTCCGGGCGGGATACGGTCCGGTAACCGCCTGGCTGGAAACCGACACCCGTTACGGCAGGCTGGTGTTCGGGTTGATCCGGACGGCATTCTCCTCCCCCCTCCTGAGTCGGATCCTTTACCAGGCCTTTGCCACGGAGATGAAGTTTCGGGAAAAAGAACGGTGGCACCTGGGAAATGTCCTCTGGAGAATCGGCAGCGGCACCGCCGACTATCGGGACGTCTTTCTCGATTTGATCAGCCTTCCCGTGATCCGTTCCATTACCGTCGGTGCTTTCAAGACGGCGCGGAATCTGCTGACCGAGGCGGCTTTCGGTATCCGTTGGGAACAATACGGACGGTATCCGACGGTCATCATCAAGGAAAAAAGAGACTATTTCAAGCGCTCCATCGCCGGGCCTCTGGGGGTGACCCTCGATGTCGAGCCCGAGATGGAACGGATGTATGCCGTCAAGATCCGGGCGTCGGCCCGAAGCATCTTCAACGAGCTGAAAAAATTCGGGGACCCGGACCGGCGGTTCCTCAAACTCAGGTTCGTTACGGTGCGACGAATCTCGGGTGTTCCCGCCGAAGTGGGAACGGTAATCCGATACCGCCTCGGTCGATTGCCCGTTTCCATGGATGTCCGTCTGGTTCGGGCCATTTCCGACAAAGCCCTCCTTTTCGAGGTTCAGGAAGTCTTTTCGGAGCGGGGGCGGCTGCTCTTCGATATCACGCCGACGAAAGACGGCAACAATCGTCTGGTCATCTATACCGCATTCGATTTCAGGAAAGGGCGGGGCTTTCCCGGGAGGATGCTCTGGGCGATCTTCAAAGGGATCTTTCCGGCGTATGCCCATGACGTGGTGTGGAACCATGCCGTCTGCTGCATCAAGGCGGAGGCCGAGAGACGCGAATCCGAACGGGATTGGGCCGGCGTCGACATCGGGGCGGGAGGCCGCGGGTGAACACTGAATTTCAGGATTGATATCCTTTGGTGCATGTATTAGCTTGAACCATGACCAAGGATTGACAATTTGTTTCCGACAACCGACTTGCAAGGGGAGGATGCATGAACCGAGCGGAGTACGACACGATTTTGAAGGACGCCATTCAAAGCGAGATCGCGGCTCAACGGTTTTACCGGGACGTTGCCGGCAAAATGAAGGATGCCTTTCTGAAGGACCTGTTTCTGGGCTTTGTCCGGGAAGAGAAGAAGCACCAGGAAATCCTGGAGGGGTTTCGGGCGGTCATACCCGAAAAACTCCCATTCGACGAGGAGCGGGATTACCACGTTGCCGAAACCCTGCCGGATCCCGTGGTTTCGGCCGACATGACGCCCAGCGACGCCTTCGCCCTGGCCATGAAGAAGGAAGAGTCGGCCATGAACCACTACACCGCACTCGCCGGCGGCTGCACCGATCCCAGGCAGAAGGAGATCTTTATGGAACTGGCCGCCATGGAACGGGATCATAAGCAGAAGATGGAGAGCGCCTTCGTGGATATTGGATATCCGGAAGTCTGGTAGGAAAGAAGCGTCGGGATCGAGGGGCCGCAATGGCGGGCATCGGTTTTCCGGGCGAGAAATCAAACAGGGAGACCGCTGTTCCGGCATTGAAAACAGCCGTCGTCCGTCGTGATCGCGGTGGAATCAGGGGTTCTGCTTTGCGATGATGATGGTCCAGTAGCCGGGTTTCCGATCCTTGAAAGCGCGGATGTCGCGGATGATCTCCTCCTGGGGCAGGCTGCAACAGCTGATGCCGACGCTGTTGTCGACCATATTGCTTTCCTCCAGGGCCAGGGAAATGTCGGCGGCATTGCGGTATGCCTTCAGAAAAACAATGTTTTCGGGTCGTGGAGAGGTGTTCCGGAGGCGATCTCCCCCCTTGACTCCCGACGTGATGAGCAGGGACTCCTCCCCCTCCACCAGGGGCGTGTTGAGACGGGAAGCGCAGGCCTGATAAGAGGTGATGCCCGGTACGGTCTCTATGGGAAGATCGGGGCGGATCGCCAGAATGCTTTTCAGGACATACCCGTAGGTGGAATAGGTCATTGGGTCGCCCAGAGTAATGAACGCCGCCTGTTTTCCCGCCGATACGTGGGCGATGATGGTCTGGGCGTTTTCCCGCCACGCCTTTTCGGTTTCGATCTTGTCCCTGGTCATGGGAAAGGGGAGTTTGATGATGGGGGTGTTTTCAGGGATATGGTTCCTGGCGATGTCGACGGCCATACTGTAGGTGTTCTTGGATGAAGAGGCGGCAAAAACCACATCCACCCCACCCAGGATACGGACGGCCTTGAGGGGAATCAGTTCAGGATCCCCGGGGCCGACGCCGATGCCGTATAGTTTTCCGGTTGCTGTCATCATGGCAGTTCAATGCACCTTATTTATAGCACGGATGTCCATGCCGTCATGTCGGGCGGCCTCGCCTGTTCGAGAGAAGGCGCCCGCAGGTTGGGCAATAAAAAAACCCTTCAAACCCATTGGGCTTGAAGGGTTGCACCCAGTTTCTTGACCCTTTCAGATTGCCGGCGTCTCCATTCATCGTAGAGAAGGACAGGCGTGTCCAAGGCAGGTCTTCTGGTTTTCGGATCGTCCTACTATTCGCACCTTCCCATTTGTGTTTCACAAACAGTGGTATTCGCGAATTTTGTCCCCGATTACAGCGGCGGGACCACTCCCGACTTCCACGGGATTCCCATTTTAAGCACTGCGGCACCTTGAACGATATTCAAATATCCTCTGATAGAAGAATTATCGAAGCTTGTCAAGGCATAATCAGACGGACGCGGTTAGAAGTCCATGCATGCCGGTTCGTAATATTCCTTCGGTTTTTTGCAGGACGGGCACTTGGGGGGCGGTTCCTTGCCTTCGACAATATAGCCGCAGACGCTGCATTTCCATTTGATGGGTTCCTCCCGTTTGAAAACGGTCCCGGACTCCACCATGGCCAGAAGCTTTTTGTAGCGCTCCCGGTGATGCGCTTCGATTTTCGCGACCTGCTGAAAGGCGATGGCGGCGAGCTTTTCTCCTTCGGCTTCGGCTTCCTTGGCAAAGGTGGGGTACATGCTCTGGACCTCGTAGTCCTCGCCGCCGATGGCCGCTTTGAGATTTTCGATCGTGGTGCCGAGGCCGTTCAGCATCTTGAAATGGTCCAGGGCGTGCTGCTTTTCGTTTTCGGCGGTCTCTTCAAACAGCTTGGCGATGTAATGATAGCCTTCTTCACGGGCGATTTCCGCAAAGAAGGTGTACTTGTTCCGGGCCTGGGATTCCCCGGCGAAAGCGGCCTGCAGATTTTCCTTGGTCTTGCTCATTCCTATTTTCCTTTCTGTTTTGGATTTTCGTCATGATGGGGCGTGCCGTGAGGTTGCGACGTTTTTTTGCTGCATGCGTTACAGATGCCTTTCAACACGATGCGCTTGTCCAGAATTTGAAAGTCCGCGGGGACATCCTCGGGATCCGCCAGACTGTCGAAATACCGGTGGTGGAAATCCGTGATGCTGCCGCATTGAATGCAATGCAGGTGGTGATGGTCCGAGACGTTCGCATCGAACCGTTTGGCGCCGCCGAAGATCTCGACGACGTTGGCAACGCCGATATGGACGAACGTCAGCAGCGTTCGATTGACGGTGTCAAAAGAGATGTTGGGATAGTCTCTTTTGACAAGCCGGTAAAGGACGTCGGCCGAAGGGTGCATGTCGGACTGCAACAGTTCCCTGTAGATTGCCACGCGCTGGGGCGTAATTTTCAGGTGATGTCGGTGACATGTATCGATGAACGCTTGAATTTTTTCGGTGACGTCCTGTCTGCTCATATAACTACTAAATAGGAATTAATCCTATTTGTCAAGTACAATTTCAGGGAAGGCATGGATATTTTCAAGGATGCCGATGTATTCGGAAAGTACAAGAGGCTATGAATCCCGGGCGGGAACCGGGAAGAATCGGCAGCCGATGCCGTTTTTCTGCCAGACTGCGGACTGTAACCCGCTTCGGGATGAGACACATTTTTGACATTCTGGATTTTTATCCCCATATTGGATCCGTCAATAACATCTGTCAACCGGAACGGGATTGGAAACCTCTTGTCCTGAAAAGGAGGAAAGCATATGAATATCGGGTACCGCCTACTGATCTGCCTGGGCATCGTCATTCTGCACTTTGCGGCGTTCGCCGTGCCTGTCGCCGAACTCTTCATGATCTATGTCATCCTGTTCAATCCGCGCTGGTTCAGAGATTTCCTGAACGGGACGGCCGGCTCTCCGGAAAAGCGCTGATGGATCGTCCGAGCGTTGGAACCGGTTTGATCGGATCTCGTTTCAGAGAGGGAAAAGGAGGGCGCCATGACGGATGACGTCACGACGCAGAAATATCGGCGCCAGGCCGAAATGCTCGGCAACAGGATCAAAAAACGGTTCAAACACCTGCACCGGCGATATGCCCGCCAAAACATCGAGGCGTTCCGACTGTATGACTGGGATATTCCCGAGATCCGCGCAGTTGTCGACTGGTATGCCGGCCACCTGGTCGTCTCTGAATACACGAGGCGGCAGTCTACCCCCGAATGGCTGCCCATGATGGGGACCGCGGCAGCGGGGGCCCTGAATGTCCCCATGGAGAAGGTCCACCTCAAGCAGCGCTTTACCGGCGGCGGTGACGGCGTGCGCTATGAGCGGATCGACACCACGGATGAGA harbors:
- a CDS encoding hydantoinase B/oxoprolinase family protein: MPTFRVEAEAALAAQGFSEDRIESSLFLNLRYQGTDTALMIPRPAGNIFANLFMSIAEQMGRMLQKTAISTNIEEGLVRF
- a CDS encoding DUF3683 domain-containing protein; translation: MGSITDREIPYNYTSADDRRILAWLLGAEVLAPLERLVFRRRTGRSWRVLMRFVGDLFIHYRNPFLYQELIDDRDRRRRFLAAARRDLTLIIDRADPEPDLDIVLDRCRQKLSALDAELSAVVAMRHRIRRRLGAIVGEANVFFDPFTLMAHATDATNWRLHLPVAVVCPDEESQVPMLLQAVSALGLKAIPRGAGTGLTGGAVPVVPDCVMINTEKLNRIGALAWENYEDPDGKALRLPILPVGAGVITEAAMTAAAGAGLVFATDPTSAWACTIGGNIAENAGGKKAVLWGTAIDNLLSFRMAVPGGRLIEVRRTHPTGRRIDPEETVVFSVTDVAGGETIRQISIPGNRIRKPGLGKDITNKALEGLPGVQKEGTDGVITSAVFILHPAYPHQRTVCLEFFGEDMDEAGRVIVEISRSFVNQGREALMALEHFDEEYVQAIDYKAKAPRSRRPKAVLLVDIVGHAVEQVNDGLSRLRTLLSAYPNTFMAVAGSDAEAERFWRDRKRLGAIAARTNAFKLNEDIVLPLSALAEFAEFVDALNMEEERSNQVEVMWHLINYLEKAVPIEDPEWLAAKLPRARELLRKAMDQVYLAGREHLREGTHLRGAAAAMAELLRGFSKVRAEIDRDIAEIRNRRIVVATHMHAGDGNVHVNIPVFANDREMMRRAADTADVIMEKAVALGGVVSGEHGIGFTKIRHLDPDIMAAFKAYRQTADPEDLINPGKLTDPDTANQVFTPSFNLIELEARILRYGHLEQLAEKISQCVRCGKCKTGCCVFYPAENLFFHPRNKNLALTGIIEALLYDAQRSHAVGFRSLRRLEEIADHCTLCHKCLPPCPVNIDTAEISILEREVLADRRFKRSPLPTRIVLAYLASRSPLTNALVRRTVFQWGGALQRTAVRLMGGGNRRRKGSLLAPFYAPVASIAPRPLPAAYPSHDRNQALLVAPADTATATVFYYPGCGSERLHADIALASIYLLLQVGARVVLPPKYLCCGFPARANAKTDISKRQELRNAIIFNQIRSMLGHLDFDACVVSCGTCRETLIRMSAADIFDAPLLDVAGWVLERGFDVMLPGLCWYHAPCHDSLEGTGEALLRRLAPEGVVSVPHCCSEAGTLALSRPDIAARMLERKRESLAAHASFASGRTRLVTNCPACLNGLGRQRRVIPTHLAVALADAHDGAGWRAHVADRLAGAERIRI
- a CDS encoding NAD-glutamate dehydrogenase domain-containing protein; protein product: MDHKAGCSPAFSRGTYIIKKAQSVNLDPSVLYEAVIDLSSEGLLTANCINMAAGILLEDLGLPNYFFENIKAGALKQMLSSIATSITFKDGKGVLVGRVAHVDFDLESENNVQRVRIATQETRDSMEKVLEDQIPGHRREYYYCPLSHYYTYIIRPETVRDYDPDSFGTSRFLFSLAGDYTATPAPTRRRYERFLEAAERAVTPLIEVFNLPETGETRLMFNSDFASPQLPVFRKLFEDHGLVLNRAYWEPYCRKLPVPSSICSLYALGELSRRKEAALVADLCAYLAFAVSDVTDLYVTGKLTFDEMLFAGNLVDFTHMFIYKERDKATDREILESLVSKDHKEAFAGRIHGANKSTYVSKLILETALENSDLIKILYGLFEQRFKPGIQNRITPEVLEQKFSAFDKIIASRFMDAWQNYDIFRFMFRMVSCTLKTNFYKPEKRSFAFRFDNRILDPLVFDRFVFGIFYVNGHYACGTHLRAGDIARGGLRLIRVSPSNYSTEIDNAVLLNYALGPKAQRLKHKDICESGSKGVVVPHAVYAGHGMAALYDYTEGILDLTLEDSAVIDHYGKPEMVFFGPDEGTAPFMDAVAFRARERGYRYWRTLTTGKSFGIPHDTYGRIEGGDLFGLIDRREQGTELCINGETVLVTRNMDDIYEVVGGRIETSGMTTTGVMGAFRTLVAHFGESEENLNLMMTGGPDGDLGGNEIQCYKGRICLVIDGGSILFDPDGLDRRELTKIAFMRHSFPRANSMAFPVDKLGSRGFRVPMKARNIPLPDGTVVEDGALFHRTFLSDPANRRFIREADIRAFIPCGGFKDTVNRGNVKPFLSIFEELKFIVEGANVFFDDAARRYIATTTGIRHIKDTTANKGGVFSSAVSEVLTGFLFGDDYEANLLDDAETRWALIRDILGLVEANARAETAMLIRIHETDPSVPLFDLSERTSEQIFTLQAVFEKRIREILADGDRVRQILERYIPGILIRRLGMEKIMDILNNPELQAYRNAILTKKLASMAFYRYGLEWRDLLQRIETDFAEGVRTILSTSV